Genomic DNA from Hordeum vulgare subsp. vulgare chromosome 2H, MorexV3_pseudomolecules_assembly, whole genome shotgun sequence:
ACAAGATGGCTCCGCCATTACCTACGCTATAAAACCCATTGACATTTCGGCCAATAGGAAACGAAGCGGTACCCTCGCGCTGCCCCACGCGGGCGACATGAGGGCAAACACACTAAGCACCGCCGGTCTTGATCCTTCCCCTGATCCCTCGCCGCCCCCTGTGGTTGGTGCCGGCCAAGTCCGAGCGCTCGGCGAAGGACGGTGGCGGCGGGTCGTGCTGCTCCGCCTTCGAAAGGTGTGGTGGGCGCGCTTTGAGCTTTGTCCCATAGTGGTCTTCCCCGGCGCCTGTGGGCCTTTAGGGCGtatgggcccgggcgggcctaaTCCGTTCATTGGTGTTGGCGGCCGGGGTTGTGACGAGAGGCTAGTCAAGGCGGCTTGGTGGTGGCTCCCGTGCGTCTGCTATGCACGAGGTCAAGGGATCAGTGAATTGCGGTGCATAGAGTTCatgtccaagatgctctggttgAAGATCTGCCCGATTGTTACCGACAAGGGGCGGCGGTGCATGCGAGCATCATTCCCTTACCGACAAGGGAAGATCGGCGCGTCCATCAACATACATATGCATTGATGGACGCGCGTAGGGTAGTCGCGATGTCTTGCATTATGGTGGCGTGAACAGTAGTTGGGCTTGTCAAGGCCTATGCACTGATCTCTCCTGATGATATGGGACAATGGAAGTTGGGCTTGGCAAGGCCTATGCATTGATCTCTCCTGAAGATATGGGACAATGGAAGATGGCGGCGGCGGATTTCAGAGCGTGTGCATGCGGTGCCCGTTGAGGGTCTGCTAGGCTGGTTGGTGCTCTTATCTCGCCATTGGGCAGCCTTGGGAGGCTACTGGATTAGACGGCGTGCGTGCGTGGATGCGCCAGTGCACTTCATGAGACTTGCAGCTGTAGCGGCTCAGGGTTGATCCACGTATCCTTTGCTATACTTTGTTGAATaatttaataaatatggttgtatcgaaaaagaagaaaaatcagCCAATTTCAATGGAAAATTCTGATGGAGAACCTCTTACCCAGTGAGCATTCGAAGCAGTAGTTGAAATATTGTAGCAAATGAGCATTGCTCCATCAAGATCTATTCCTTTATTATGCCATGGATAGATGGACAGAGCGGtttaaattaattaatttatttCATTCATAATGCATGAACTCATAGCAATAGCTTCGATCGATCATGCATGAAAGATGGCACAGATATGACTACATGGATTCAATGGTGCAGTTTCTGTAGCACATGCATCTAAAGAGTTTTTTGCAGATGCCGCTGTCAAAGTTCTCTCTTCTGCAGGGCTTGTTGCAGGTGCCGCGAATGATACATGAGCTGTTGTCCCATGTCTGGCTCCAATCTTGATCACATGCATCCGAACCCATCTCTTCTGCATAAGTCcgaaaacaatacaaattaacaATCAACTAAATTAACTTCTActcgcaaaaataaaaactaaattaACTTTGGGTCATTCAGATCTGGAGAAGTGCGGGCTCAAAATATACGTACCAGATGACAAGACAAGCAGCGTCACCAGCAACAAGGTCCACAAGCATATCAACACATTGTTGGTTCCCAATAGTCCTTTGCCAATGTTCTTCATGCACCATGCCATAGCTAGTGATGGATGGGGTAGTGTGT
This window encodes:
- the LOC123429113 gene encoding uncharacterized protein LOC123429113; its protein translation is MAWCMKNIGKGLLGTNNVLICLWTLLLVTLLVLSSEEMGSDACDQDWSQTWDNSSCIIRGTCNKPCRRENFDSGICKKLFRCMCYRNCTIESM